In Aphelocoma coerulescens isolate FSJ_1873_10779 chromosome 3, UR_Acoe_1.0, whole genome shotgun sequence, a single window of DNA contains:
- the LOC138108731 gene encoding zinc finger protein 585B-like, with protein MPTESGMPQPAGEGIPQPAADSEPEVFETVLPITVFVLSDEDFLQDDDKDQEMSIPEVEQELNNSLCLKNEVEHSNDSSSVGNWDANRTVSNEDNCIKYSEDKCFAESVCNTSKLSSGDGCDAGTDKYGQNCMLPTSSCKTELPEIIKYSDGEYCGGNDGFQKIPPLLSSADSDRADAVETSRSWTLVVVPKHEEEPVSVATVSFDGTPQKQPEIHKEFEIIVKMEDPDAPKNGDNEIDNRKISKFEDETLSSLLEHSLKEEKFTCNCSDPFLDGCSPTFKELLEDVGKPEMNAFTSAESNTTGEHIYKMLTPFPKKRYQQQKVVSSHASPKEFQSQQEGLTWLNDSVTITPLPKTSSSTKENERWSFKCRFCSSVYKCSVHLKKHIYSAHKDKRIHKCCFCKRTFFFSFNLKNHLKFHKKIARLQKARKNRINAKKGRQKGSEEGESETKKKESKYKKFFIKIERDCTHLDVPVSFTCRICFFASSNPRSFIHHMKGHKERPPYQCPQCDYSCSSLSYLLNHMYWHAGYKLYQCRFCTFFSLYFASMVRHSHVHTGDKPYSCELCQAAFTSTSGLERHRRIHAGTETCQGQQPNCLSGRKRTERPLKNYTCDECNLVFYTKGHLSFHKKFHEQLKANGYTSQSNKYCKSKICKADGDSQGHVSHSLFGRENDCLGGGILDSEVEFEQAGDVWVDKKICPGKKFLENSHGSNSLAVTGNRSEVPRTSYQMDAATYKEEPFFKSEASQGFSARDMQVQDDDSYHNFVENLDTCPSNLNPFQTYRCQHCSYVTAVPNNFRLHLKLHTDERPFVCKECNEAFRTSNHLQKHSLLHVKNGQEFGSCLFVERCLENLELHREIHGGTYPERDFDSCKGSNSSLLGSEVCGVQQGVQRGTANDVQTQIQPPFYQCAECNYATSILSNLELHIRTHTGEKPYSCTICQKKFRTSSHLKRHRLTHLNTGHFKCTSCDYSTNKWLSLKRHLASHTGEGSSSPGCFYEHKELPVKTYRCEECGYCTARNGNLKLHLRIHTGEKPFQCGQCSLAFRTSSHLKRHLLTHLKLQCRKCRYSTVDKHAFQKHIKTHKKKYKCAKCNVVLPTKKLLEKHKRQHKVGM; from the exons ATGCCGACGGAGTCGGGAATGCCGCAGCCGGCCGGGGAGGGAATCCCGCAGCCGGCCGCAGACAGCG AGCCGGAGGTGTTTGAGACTGTGCTGCCAATCACTGTCTTTGTGCTGAGCGATGAAGATTTTCTCCAGGATGATGATAAGGACCAGGAAATGTCCATTCCCGAGGTGGAGCAGGAGTTAAACAACAGCCTTTGCCTAAAAAATGAAGTGGAGCATTCAAACGACAGTAGCAGTGTAGGCAATTGGGATGCAAACAGGACTGTTTCAAATGAAGATAATTGTATCAAATACTCTGAAGATAAATGTTTTGCTGAGAGTGTGTGTAACACATCAAAATTATCTTCAGGTGATGGGTGTGATGCAGGCACAGATAAATACGGTCAAAATTGCATGTTACCTACATCATCTTGCAAAACAGAGCTTCCAGAGATCATCAAATACAGCGATGGAGAATATTGTGGTGGTAATGATGGCTTTCAGAAGATTCCTCCTCTCCTGTCCTCTGCTGACAGTGACAGAGCTGACGCTGTCGAGACCAGCAGATCATGGACGTTGGTAGTGGTACCCAAACATGAAGAGGAACCTGTCAGTGTTGCAACTGTTTCTTTTGACGGCACTCCACAGAAACAACCAGAAATCCACAAGGAATTTGAGATAATTGTTAAAATGGAAG ATCCTGATGCCCCAAAGAATGGAGATAATGAAATTGATAACAGGAAAATAAGCAAATTTGAAGATGAAACTCTGAGTTCTCTTTTGGAACACAGcttgaaagaagagaaatttaCCTGTAATTGTTCTGATCCCTTTCTTGATGGATGTTCTCCTACTTTTAAAGAACTTCTAGAAGATGTAGGGAAACCTGAGATGAATGCTTTCACTTCTGCTGAATCAAATACTACTGGAGAGCATATTTACAAGATGTTAACACCATTCCCTAAGAAAAGATACCAGCAACAAAAAGTTGTTTCTTCTCATGCAAGCCCAAAAGAGTTCCAGAGCCAGCAAGAAGGTTTAACATGGCTGAATGATAGTGTGACCATCACACCTCTTCCTAAAACATCTTCTTCTACAAAGGAGAATGAAAGATGGAGTTTCAAGTGCAGGTTTTGTAGTTCTGTGTATAAATGCAGTGTGCACCTGAAGAAACATATTTATTCAGCTCATAAAGATAAAAGAATACATAAGTGCTGCTTTTGTAaaagaacttttttcttttctttcaatctTAAGAATCACCTTAAATTTCATAAGAAGATTGCTAGGTtgcaaaaggcaagaaaaaatagaataaatgcaaaaaaaggGAGGCAGAAAGGATCTGAAGAAGGAGAATCTGagaccaagaaaaaagaaagtaaatacaagaaatttttcattaaaattgaaAGGGACTGTACGCATCTAGATGTGCCAGTTAGCTTTACCTGCAGAATTTGTTTCTTTGCTTCATCAAATCCTAGGAGTTTTATTCATCACATGAAGGGACACAAGGAGAGACCACCTTACCAGTGTCCTCAGTGTGATTACTCCTGCAGCAGCTTATCCTACCTGTTAAATCACATGTACTGGCATGCTGGCTACAAGCTCTACCAGTGCAGGTTCTGCACctttttttcattgtattttgcAAGCATGGTGAGGCACAGCCATGTCCACACAGGGGATAAACCATATTCATGTGAGCTCTGCCAGGCAGCATTCACCAGCACCTCCGGGTTGGAGAGACACAGGAGGATACATGCAGGGACAGAAACATGCCAAGGACAGCAACCCAACTGCCTGAGTGGGAGAAAGAGAACTGAAAGACCTCTAAAGAACTACACATGTGATGAATGTAACCTGGTGTTCTACACTAAAGGACATCTCAGCTTTCACAAGAAGTTTCATGAACAGTTAAAGGCTAATGGTTATACAAGTCAGAGCAATAAGTACTGTAAAAGCAAAATATGCAAAGCTGATGGTGATTCTCAGGGCCATGTTTCTCACTCTCTTTTTGGTAGAGAAAATGATTGTCTGGGTGGGGGAATCCTGGATTCAGAAGTAGAGTTTGAGCAAGCAGGTGATGTGTGGGTTGATAAGAAAATATGCCCTGGAAAGAAATTCCTTGAAAACAGCCATGGAAGCAACAGCCTGGCTGTTACAGGGAATAGATCAGAAGTTCCTCGGACTTCTTACCAAATGGATGCTGCCACTTACAAAGAGGAACCTTTCTTCAAATCAGAAGCCTCTCAAGGCTTCTCTGCAAGGGATATGCAAGTGCAAGATGATGATTCATATCATAACTTTGTGGAAAACTTGGATACATGTCCTTCCAATTTAAATCCATTCCAAACATACAGGTGCCAGCACTGCAGTTATGTTACTGCTGTTCCTAACAACTTCAGGCTGCACTTAAAGTTACATACAGATGAAAGACCATTTGTGTGTAAAGAGTGCAATGAGGCATTTAGAACTTCAAACCATTTGCAGAAACACAGCCTTCTTCATGTGAAAAATGGACAGGAGTTTGGAAGTTGCCTCTTTGTAGAGAGGTGTTTAGAGAATCTTGAATTGCATCGTGAAATCCATGGAGGCACATACCCAGAAAGGGATTTTGATTCCTGCAAAGGCTCAAACAGCTCCTTGCTTGGTTCAGAAGTCTGTGGAGTTCAGCAAGGTGTTCAGAGGGGCACAGCAAACGATGTGCAAACACAAATTCAGCCACCATTCTATCAGTGTGCAGAGTGCAACTATGCTACTAGCATTTTAAGCAACCTGGAACTCCACATCAGAACTCATACAGGTGAGAAGCCCTACAGCTGCACCATTTGTCAGAAGAAGTTCCGTACTTCCAGTCACCTGAAAAGGCACAGACTCACACATTTGAACACGGGGCATTTCAAGTGCACGAGCTGTGACTACTCAACCAACAAATGGCTGTCCTTGAAACGGCACCTGGCTTCACACACCGGGGAGGGAAGCTCCTCTCCTGGCTGCTTCTATGAGCACAAGGAGCTGCCTGTCAAGACATACAGGTGTGAGGAGTGTGGCTATTGCACAGCCCGCAACGGGAACCTGAAGCTCCACCTGAGGATCCACACGGGAGAGAAGCCGTTCCAGTGCGGGCAGTGCTCCCTGGCTTTCCGCACCTCCAGCCACCTCAAGCGCCACTTGCTGACTCACCTCAAGCTGCAGTGCAGGAAGTGCAGATACTCCACGGTGGATAAACACGCTTTCCAAAAGCACATAAAAACGCACAAAAAGAAGTATAAGTGTGCGAAGTGTAATGTGGTGCTGCCCACCAAAAAACTGCTGGAGAAGCATAAGCGGCAGCACAAGGTTGGAATGTGA
- the LOC138108734 gene encoding opsin-5-like isoform X2, producing the protein MPSRQMFAVTPILTILGNSAVLATAVKRSSLLKSPELLTVNLAVADIGMALSMYPLAIASAWNHAWLGGDASCVYYALMGFLFGVCSMMTLCAMAVIRFLVTNSSKSNGNKITKNTVCILIAFIWLYSLLWAILPLLGWGYYGPEPFGISCTIAWSKFHNSPNGFSFILSMFLLCTVLPALTIIACYLGIAWKVHKAYQEIQNIDRIPNAAKLEKKLTLMAVLISVGFLSSWTPYAAASFWSIFNSSDSLQPVVTLLPCLFAKSSTAYNPFIYYVFSKTFRCEVKKLQCCCGWRVHYFSSDNSTEHPMSTMWSGRDNVRLSAAAKAENPGAAARASQHRLNLASLPGPKEQGCSK; encoded by the exons ATGCCATCTAGACAGATGTTTGCTGTAACAC CCATCCTGACGATCCTTGGGAATTCAGCTGTCCTTGCCACGGCTGTGAAACGCTCTTCCCTGCTGAagtccccagagctgctcacagTGAACCTGGCAGTGGCAGACATTGGGATGGCCCTCAGCATGTACCCGCTGGCCATCGCCTCTGCCTGGAACCACGCCTGGCTGGGGGGAGATGCCTCCTGTGTTTACTATGCCCTGATGGGTTTCCTGTTCGGGGTCTGCAGCATGATGACCCTGTGTGCCATGGCCGTGATCCGATTCCTCGTCACCAACTCATCCAAATCCAACG GTAACAAAATCACCAAGAACACCGTCTGCATCCTGATCGCTTTCATCTGGCTCTACTCCTTGCTCTGGGCCATCCTGCccttgctgggctggggctACTATGGCCCTGAGCCCTTTGGCATCTCTTGTACCATAGCCTGGAGCAAGTTCCACAACTCCCCCAATGGTTTCTCGTTCATCCTGAGCATGTTCCTCCTGTGCACAGTCCTGCCTGCGCTGACCATCATTGCCTGTTACTTGGGGATTGCCTGGAAGGTTCATAAAGCATACCAAGAGATCCAGAATATTGACAGGATCCCTAATGCAGCCAAGCTGGAGAAGAAGCTGACCCTG atggccgtgctcatCTCAGTGGGGTTCCTGAGCTCCTGGACTCCCTATGCAGCTGCCAGCTTCTGGTCCATCTTTAACTCCAGTGactccctgcagcctgtggtgacgCTGCTGCCCTGCCTGTTTGCCAAGTCCTCCACAGCCTACAACCCTTTCATTTACTACGTCTTCAGCAAGACCTTCCGCTGCGAGGTTAAgaagctgcagtgctgctgtggctggagggTTCACTACTTCAGCTCCGACAACTCCACGGAGCATCCCATGTCCACCATGTGGAGCGGCAGGGACAACGTCCGTCTGTCTGCGGCGGCCAAGGCGGAGAACccgggagctgcagccagggcttCACAGCACAGGTTAAACCTGGCCTCACTCCCAGGTCCAAAGGAGCAGGGGTGCAGCAAATGA
- the LOC138108734 gene encoding opsin-5-like isoform X1: MEEQYISKLHPVVDYAAGVFLLIIAILTILGNSAVLATAVKRSSLLKSPELLTVNLAVADIGMALSMYPLAIASAWNHAWLGGDASCVYYALMGFLFGVCSMMTLCAMAVIRFLVTNSSKSNGNKITKNTVCILIAFIWLYSLLWAILPLLGWGYYGPEPFGISCTIAWSKFHNSPNGFSFILSMFLLCTVLPALTIIACYLGIAWKVHKAYQEIQNIDRIPNAAKLEKKLTLMAVLISVGFLSSWTPYAAASFWSIFNSSDSLQPVVTLLPCLFAKSSTAYNPFIYYVFSKTFRCEVKKLQCCCGWRVHYFSSDNSTEHPMSTMWSGRDNVRLSAAAKAENPGAAARASQHRLNLASLPGPKEQGCSK, from the exons ATGGAGGAGCAGTACATTTCCAAACTCCACCCAGTCGTGGATTATGCAGCTGGGGTCTTTCTTCTAATCATAG CCATCCTGACGATCCTTGGGAATTCAGCTGTCCTTGCCACGGCTGTGAAACGCTCTTCCCTGCTGAagtccccagagctgctcacagTGAACCTGGCAGTGGCAGACATTGGGATGGCCCTCAGCATGTACCCGCTGGCCATCGCCTCTGCCTGGAACCACGCCTGGCTGGGGGGAGATGCCTCCTGTGTTTACTATGCCCTGATGGGTTTCCTGTTCGGGGTCTGCAGCATGATGACCCTGTGTGCCATGGCCGTGATCCGATTCCTCGTCACCAACTCATCCAAATCCAACG GTAACAAAATCACCAAGAACACCGTCTGCATCCTGATCGCTTTCATCTGGCTCTACTCCTTGCTCTGGGCCATCCTGCccttgctgggctggggctACTATGGCCCTGAGCCCTTTGGCATCTCTTGTACCATAGCCTGGAGCAAGTTCCACAACTCCCCCAATGGTTTCTCGTTCATCCTGAGCATGTTCCTCCTGTGCACAGTCCTGCCTGCGCTGACCATCATTGCCTGTTACTTGGGGATTGCCTGGAAGGTTCATAAAGCATACCAAGAGATCCAGAATATTGACAGGATCCCTAATGCAGCCAAGCTGGAGAAGAAGCTGACCCTG atggccgtgctcatCTCAGTGGGGTTCCTGAGCTCCTGGACTCCCTATGCAGCTGCCAGCTTCTGGTCCATCTTTAACTCCAGTGactccctgcagcctgtggtgacgCTGCTGCCCTGCCTGTTTGCCAAGTCCTCCACAGCCTACAACCCTTTCATTTACTACGTCTTCAGCAAGACCTTCCGCTGCGAGGTTAAgaagctgcagtgctgctgtggctggagggTTCACTACTTCAGCTCCGACAACTCCACGGAGCATCCCATGTCCACCATGTGGAGCGGCAGGGACAACGTCCGTCTGTCTGCGGCGGCCAAGGCGGAGAACccgggagctgcagccagggcttCACAGCACAGGTTAAACCTGGCCTCACTCCCAGGTCCAAAGGAGCAGGGGTGCAGCAAATGA